Proteins encoded together in one Quercus lobata isolate SW786 chromosome 3, ValleyOak3.0 Primary Assembly, whole genome shotgun sequence window:
- the LOC115982687 gene encoding DNA excision repair protein ERCC-1 isoform X2 has product MENEEAEGQQNSQQNQHKRNKSSSSSTVIKIPSYQEVIESSQSKSTPPSLFNPSKSFSQAFSFIKSSEFYTPPPQPPPSNTTSSSQSSQALNGTVSRQIGQSHPPSSTSPASAAAPATSSPLSTSLATQSRNAILVSHRQKGNPLLKHIRNVRWAFADIVCDYLLGQSSCALYLSLRYHLLHPDYLYYRIRELQKNFKLRIVLCHVDVEDVAKPLLEVTKTALLHDCTLLCAWSLEECGRYLETIKVYENKPADIIQGQMDTDYLSRLTHALTTVRHVNKTDVVTLGTTFGSLSHIMDASMEDLARCPGIGERKVLFHCLKNLLCSSGKTLV; this is encoded by the exons atggagaatgaGGAAGCGGAAGGTCAACAAAACTCACAGCAAAACCAGCACAAGAGGAACAAGAGCTCCTCTTCCTCAACAGTGATAAAGATACCATCTTACCAGGAAGTTATTGAGAGCTCACAGTCAAAGTCAACCCCACCTTCTCTCTTCAACCCCTCCAAGTCCTTTTCTCAAGCCTTCTCTTTCATCAAATCCTCTGAGTTCTACAccccaccaccacaaccaccaccctCCAATACCACTTCCTCTTCACAGTCCTCACAGGCCTTGAATGGCACTGTTTCCAG ACAAATTGGTCAATCTCATCCACCATCCTCTACATCACCGGCTTCTGCTGCTGCTCCTGCTACTTCATCACCGTTGTCAACTTCACTTGCCACACAGAGTCGCAATGCAATTCTTGTGAGCCACAGACAG AAGGGAAACCCCTTGCTCAAACATATCAGGAATGTGAGGTGGGCTTTTGCAGATATTGTTTGTGACTACTTACTTGGTCAAAGCTCATGTGCTCTCTATCTGAG TCTTCGGTATCATCTGCTGCACCCAGACTACCTATATTACCGAATCAGAGAACTGCAAAAGAATTTCAAGCTTCGTATTGTTCTATGTCATGTCGATGTG GAAGATGTAGCTAAGCCTTTACTTGAAGTTACTAAAACAGCTCTGCTTCATGACTGTACCCTATTATGTGCTTGGAG CTTGGAGGAATGTGGTCGCTACTTGGAGACTATAAAAGTATATGAAAACAAGCCAGCAGACATTATTCAAGGCCAAATGGATACAGACTATCTATCACGG CTAACTCATGCTCTTACAACGGTTCGACATGTTAACAAGACTGATGTAGTCACCCTTGGTACTACATTCGGG TCCCTTTCTCATATCATGGATGCATCAATGGAAGATCTAGCTCGATGCCCTGGAATAGGAGAGCGCAAGGTACTTTTCCATTGTTTAAA GAATCTACTCTGTTCATCAGGTAAAACGCTTGTATGA
- the LOC115982687 gene encoding DNA excision repair protein ERCC-1 isoform X3 has product MENEEAEGQQNSQQNQHKRNKSSSSSTVIKIPSYQEVIESSQSKSTPPSLFNPSKSFSQAFSFIKSSEFYTPPPQPPPSNTTSSSQSSQALNGTVSRQIGQSHPPSSTSPASAAAPATSSPLSTSLATQSRNAILVSHRQKGNPLLKHIRNVRWAFADIVCDYLLGQSSCALYLSLRYHLLHPDYLYYRIRELQKNFKLRIVLCHVDVEDVAKPLLEVTKTALLHDCTLLCAWSLEECGRYLETIKVYENKPADIIQGQMDTDYLSRLTHALTTVRHVNKTDVVTLGTTFGSLSHIMDASMEDLARCPGIGERKESTLFIR; this is encoded by the exons atggagaatgaGGAAGCGGAAGGTCAACAAAACTCACAGCAAAACCAGCACAAGAGGAACAAGAGCTCCTCTTCCTCAACAGTGATAAAGATACCATCTTACCAGGAAGTTATTGAGAGCTCACAGTCAAAGTCAACCCCACCTTCTCTCTTCAACCCCTCCAAGTCCTTTTCTCAAGCCTTCTCTTTCATCAAATCCTCTGAGTTCTACAccccaccaccacaaccaccaccctCCAATACCACTTCCTCTTCACAGTCCTCACAGGCCTTGAATGGCACTGTTTCCAG ACAAATTGGTCAATCTCATCCACCATCCTCTACATCACCGGCTTCTGCTGCTGCTCCTGCTACTTCATCACCGTTGTCAACTTCACTTGCCACACAGAGTCGCAATGCAATTCTTGTGAGCCACAGACAG AAGGGAAACCCCTTGCTCAAACATATCAGGAATGTGAGGTGGGCTTTTGCAGATATTGTTTGTGACTACTTACTTGGTCAAAGCTCATGTGCTCTCTATCTGAG TCTTCGGTATCATCTGCTGCACCCAGACTACCTATATTACCGAATCAGAGAACTGCAAAAGAATTTCAAGCTTCGTATTGTTCTATGTCATGTCGATGTG GAAGATGTAGCTAAGCCTTTACTTGAAGTTACTAAAACAGCTCTGCTTCATGACTGTACCCTATTATGTGCTTGGAG CTTGGAGGAATGTGGTCGCTACTTGGAGACTATAAAAGTATATGAAAACAAGCCAGCAGACATTATTCAAGGCCAAATGGATACAGACTATCTATCACGG CTAACTCATGCTCTTACAACGGTTCGACATGTTAACAAGACTGATGTAGTCACCCTTGGTACTACATTCGGG TCCCTTTCTCATATCATGGATGCATCAATGGAAGATCTAGCTCGATGCCCTGGAATAGGAGAGCGCAAG GAATCTACTCTGTTCATCAGGTAA
- the LOC115982687 gene encoding DNA excision repair protein ERCC-1 isoform X1 encodes MENEEAEGQQNSQQNQHKRNKSSSSSTVIKIPSYQEVIESSQSKSTPPSLFNPSKSFSQAFSFIKSSEFYTPPPQPPPSNTTSSSQSSQALNGTVSRQIGQSHPPSSTSPASAAAPATSSPLSTSLATQSRNAILVSHRQKGNPLLKHIRNVRWAFADIVCDYLLGQSSCALYLSLRYHLLHPDYLYYRIRELQKNFKLRIVLCHVDVEDVAKPLLEVTKTALLHDCTLLCAWSLEECGRYLETIKVYENKPADIIQGQMDTDYLSRLTHALTTVRHVNKTDVVTLGTTFGSLSHIMDASMEDLARCPGIGERKVKRLYDTFHEPFKRVVASRPAVPETPVQNNIEPVSVSEEKGKEKATEDASNKKNEPELTVKSALSAAFAKYADKVGQKNAKMAGEKKGETRASVESEAEK; translated from the exons atggagaatgaGGAAGCGGAAGGTCAACAAAACTCACAGCAAAACCAGCACAAGAGGAACAAGAGCTCCTCTTCCTCAACAGTGATAAAGATACCATCTTACCAGGAAGTTATTGAGAGCTCACAGTCAAAGTCAACCCCACCTTCTCTCTTCAACCCCTCCAAGTCCTTTTCTCAAGCCTTCTCTTTCATCAAATCCTCTGAGTTCTACAccccaccaccacaaccaccaccctCCAATACCACTTCCTCTTCACAGTCCTCACAGGCCTTGAATGGCACTGTTTCCAG ACAAATTGGTCAATCTCATCCACCATCCTCTACATCACCGGCTTCTGCTGCTGCTCCTGCTACTTCATCACCGTTGTCAACTTCACTTGCCACACAGAGTCGCAATGCAATTCTTGTGAGCCACAGACAG AAGGGAAACCCCTTGCTCAAACATATCAGGAATGTGAGGTGGGCTTTTGCAGATATTGTTTGTGACTACTTACTTGGTCAAAGCTCATGTGCTCTCTATCTGAG TCTTCGGTATCATCTGCTGCACCCAGACTACCTATATTACCGAATCAGAGAACTGCAAAAGAATTTCAAGCTTCGTATTGTTCTATGTCATGTCGATGTG GAAGATGTAGCTAAGCCTTTACTTGAAGTTACTAAAACAGCTCTGCTTCATGACTGTACCCTATTATGTGCTTGGAG CTTGGAGGAATGTGGTCGCTACTTGGAGACTATAAAAGTATATGAAAACAAGCCAGCAGACATTATTCAAGGCCAAATGGATACAGACTATCTATCACGG CTAACTCATGCTCTTACAACGGTTCGACATGTTAACAAGACTGATGTAGTCACCCTTGGTACTACATTCGGG TCCCTTTCTCATATCATGGATGCATCAATGGAAGATCTAGCTCGATGCCCTGGAATAGGAGAGCGCAAG GTAAAACGCTTGTATGACACTTTTCATGAGCCATTCAAGCGTGTTGTTGCCAGCCGCCCTGCTGTTCCTGAAACTCCTGTCCAGAACAATATTGAACCTGTCTCAGTGAGTGAAGAGAAAGGAAAGGAGAAGGCCACAGAAGATGCAAGCAACAAGAAGAATGAGCCTGAATTGACAGTTAAATCTGCCCTGTCTGCTGCTTTTGCCAAGTATGCTGATAAAGTTGGTCAAAAGAATGCAAAGATGGCAGGGGAGAAGAAAGGAGAAACAAGGGCTAGTGTCGAATCAGAAGCTGAAAAATAA